A section of the Phaseolus vulgaris cultivar G19833 chromosome 8, P. vulgaris v2.0, whole genome shotgun sequence genome encodes:
- the LOC137826409 gene encoding probable aquaporin PIP1-4 produces MEGRDEDVRVGTNRYGERQPIGTGAQTEDGKDYREAPPAPLFEPRELTSWSFYRAGIAEFVATFLFLYVTVLTVMGVAKSPNKCSTVGVQGIAWSFGGMIFALVYCTAGISGGHINPAVTFGLFLARKLSLTRTVFYMIMQCLGAICGAAVVKGFQSNQYERLGGGANTLSKGYSKGDGLGAEIVGTFILVYTVFSATDAKRNARDSHVPILAPLPIGFAVFLVHLATIPITGTGINPARSLGAALIYNKDQAWDNHWIFWVGPFIGAALAALYHQIVLRAIPFKSK; encoded by the exons ATGGAGGGGAGAGATGAAGATGTGAGGGTGGGAACCAACAGGTATGGAGAGAGGCAACCAATAGGAACAGGTGCACAGACTGAAGATGGCAAAGACTATAGAGAGGCTCCTCCAGCTCCATTGTTTGAGCCTAGAGAGTTAACATCATGGTCTTTCTATAGGGCAGGGATAGCAGAATTTGTGGCCACATTCTTGTTTCTTTATGTCACTGTTTTGACTGTGATGGGTGTGGCAAAATCTCCCAACAAGTGCTCCACAGTTGGTGTCCAGGGAATTGCTTGGTCATTTGGTGGAATGATCTTTGCCCTTGTCTACTGCACTGCTGGTATCTCAG GGGGTCACATTAACCCAGCTGTGACATTTGGGTTGTTCTTGGCACGCAAGTTATCTCTCACTAGGACAGTGTTCTACATGATCATGCAGTGCTTAGGAGCTATCTGTGGTGCTGCAGTGGTCAAGGGATTCCAATCAAACCAATATGAGAGGCTTGGTGGTGGTGCTAACACTCTGAGTAAAGGATACTCCAAAGGTGATGGACTTGGAGCAGAGATTGTTGGCACATTTATTCTTGTTTACACTGTTTTCTCTGCCACAGATGCCAAAAGAAATGCTAGAGACTCGCATGTTCCT ATTTTGGCACCTCTGCCTATTGGTTTTGCGGTCTTTCTGGTGCACTTGGCTACAATTCCTATCACAGGGACTGGCATAAACCCTGCTAGAAGTTTAGGTGCAGCTCTTATATACAACAAGGACCAAGCTTGGGATAACCAT TGGATCTTCTGGGTTGGGCCTTTTATTGGGGCAGCACTTGCTGCTTTGTACCATCAGATAGTGCTGAGGGCCATtccttttaaatcaaaatga